The following nucleotide sequence is from Deinococcus proteolyticus MRP.
CCGCGTCAACTATGAGCCCAGCATCCTGAGCGGTCCTAAGGAAGCCCCCCGCGAGCACAATCCCCACACCCCTTACGTAGAGGGTCAGCTGGTGCGTGAAGGCATCGACCGCCCCAACAACTTTGGTCAGGCTGGTATGCAGTACCGCAATTTCGCCGACTGGGAGCGCGACGAGCTGATCAGCAACCTTTCCGGAGCGCTGGCCGGCTGTGACGAGCGCATCCAGAAGAAAATGCTGGAATACTTCTATGCCTGCGACGAGGACTACGGTAAGCGCGTGGAAGAAGGCATCAAGCAGCTGCAGGGTAAAGGTGAAGCCGAAGCCCAGCCGCAGGAATATGGCCGTGAGGCCAGCAGCCTGTACTAAGTTTCCCCTTATCTAGCAAAGCCGAGCCGCCTGCCCAGGGCGGCTTTTGCTTGTGGTAGGCACGGCCCGACTTTCATCAACTTTCAAGGTGAAAGTCGGTTTGCTACCCTGCTGCCGTTTCTCTGGCTCTCTACCCTGCTGGGATCAGGAACCTCGCCGGCCAGCATGTCCTTGATCGCTGACTTTCAACATGAAAGTTGGACAATCTAGCCTGTCGGCAAACGCTTTCAGCAGTTCAGACCCCAAGCTCGGCGGTTTGTTCCCCTAGGGTCCAGGTGGCCGCTCCCTGCTTACCCCGGGCTTCAGTAAGTACGTTCCGCTCTGCCAAATACTCTACCAGCGCAGCAGTTTGGCTGAGGAGGAGCCGCGCCCGTGGAGCAGGCTGGTCCGGGTAAAGCACCTGCGCTATCTCGAAGATAGTGCGGCCGGGTGCGGTCCCCACCTGCTCTATCACTCTCTCCAGTTTACCTATCACTTTTTGCCGCACCGCCTCGACCCGCTGGTCAGGCCGGTCTATCGGCAAGCCATGACTGGGAAGTACCTGGCGAATCCCAGGACGCTGTTCAACTGCCCTGAGTGAGCGCAGATAATGGTTCAGTCCCAGGAAGGGCCGAAGCCGCTCTGGCCAGAGCGGAGGTAAGCTTCCAGGGAGCAGGTGGTCTGCCGTCAGCAATACTTCATCTATGCCCAGTGCCACTTGGCCGGCAGCATGACCAGGAACATGAATGACCTGAATAAAGCCGTCAAGCAGCTCCTGTAGGGAAAGCTCAGTGGCTACAGTCACGCCTGCTGGAATCACCGGCCTTTTCTGGGTCGCCAGCCAGGCGGCAGACATCTCTTCAGGAAGGCCCACCCAGCGATAGACCTCTTGCTGCACGCTTAAGGAGCGCTGCTGCGCATCGAGCGGATCACGGAGGGACTCGGCAGCCAGCGGATGGGCAGCCAGGGGCGCACGAGTATGTCTCTGGAGCAAAGGCAGTCCCCCGATGTGGTCCGGGTGCTCATGGGTCAGGATGATGCGGTCCAGTGCCTCCAGGCCAACCTGTTCACCATACGTGGAATGCAGGTGATCCAGACCACCCAGAATCTGCTGGAAACAGGCGGGCCGCTCACTGCCTGTGTCCACCAGTGCCCGGTACGTTGGCTGCGAGACGGGGCCGCGCAGAATCACGAACACGTTGACAGGCAGGGAACGGTAGGCGTCCACTTCCAGGGTGTAGATGCGGGTTCCGGAGTGAGTGACAGTCCGGCGAACTGAGGGGGGAAAGGCGGTCACAGTTTCTACTATAGGTCTGTCCTGCCAGGAGCGAGCCTGCCACGCCGCCCACCACTTTCAACTTGAAAGTCAC
It contains:
- a CDS encoding MBL fold metallo-hydrolase; translation: MTAFPPSVRRTVTHSGTRIYTLEVDAYRSLPVNVFVILRGPVSQPTYRALVDTGSERPACFQQILGGLDHLHSTYGEQVGLEALDRIILTHEHPDHIGGLPLLQRHTRAPLAAHPLAAESLRDPLDAQQRSLSVQQEVYRWVGLPEEMSAAWLATQKRPVIPAGVTVATELSLQELLDGFIQVIHVPGHAAGQVALGIDEVLLTADHLLPGSLPPLWPERLRPFLGLNHYLRSLRAVEQRPGIRQVLPSHGLPIDRPDQRVEAVRQKVIGKLERVIEQVGTAPGRTIFEIAQVLYPDQPAPRARLLLSQTAALVEYLAERNVLTEARGKQGAATWTLGEQTAELGV